One segment of Solanum lycopersicum chromosome 1, SLM_r2.1 DNA contains the following:
- the LOC101249289 gene encoding uncharacterized protein → MAVDSTAERPLFGGAISTTFPIRFQDVSNVRQVPDHQEAFVDPERDESLIIELLDLKMDVADSGSATWFLQDLANEQEAEGATITEQSAVFEAPGLCYRNMPAVITTAVGQMAVAKGKQGREAQNLVKVYLANIRLKEVGTDVLITAYEPLVINPLSESATAVGAGMAVPAAQSGVMPMAEVFKLAVSSFKVHNWSLFSSAAA, encoded by the exons ATGGCTGTTGATTCTACTGCTGAGCGTCCTCTTTTCGGTGGTGCTATTTCCACTACTTTCCCTATCCGATTCCag GATGTTAGTAATGTCCGTCAAGTTCCTGATCATCAG GAGGCATTTGTGGACCCTGAGCGCGATGAGAGTTTGATAATTGAGCTTCTGGATCTGAAGATGGATGTAGCAGACAGTGGAAGTGCCACTTGGTTTCTTCAAGACCTTGCCAATGAACAAGAGGCTGAGGGAGCTACA ATCACTGAGCAGTCAGCAGTGTTTGAGGCCCCTGGATTGTGCTATAGAAACATGCCTGCTGTCATCACCACCGCTGTTGGTCAGATG GCAGTTGCCAAGGGAAAACAAGGGAGGGAAGCACAGAACTTGGTTAAG GTGTACCTGGCAAACATTCGCCTTAAGGAAGTTGGGACAGATGTACTGATAACTGCATATGAGCCTCTAGTAATTAA CCCCTTGAGTGAGAGTGCTACCGCAGTTGGGGCAGGCATGGCTGTACCTGCTGCACAGTCTGGAGTTATGCCAATGGCTGAAGTTTTTAAACTTGCAGTCTCTAGTTTCAAAGTGCACAACTGGAGTCTCTTTAGCTCTGCTGCTGCTTGA
- the LOC101248999 gene encoding cullin-3A, translating into MSSNQKKRNFQIEAFKHKVVVDPKYAEKTWKILEHAIHEIYNHNASGLSFEELYRNAYNMVLHKFGEKLYSGLVFTITFHLQHISKSIECAQGDLFLEELNRQWADHNKALQMIRDILMYMDRTFVPSTHKTPVHELGLNLWRDNIVRSSNIQMRLLSTLLELILKERDGEVINRGLMRNIIKMFMDLGPSVYQEDFEKPFLEISADFYRAESQKFIECCDCGDYLKKAEKRLTEEIERVSHYLDPKTEAKITNVVEKEMIENHMPRLVHMENSGLVNMLLDDKYEDLRRMYNLFRRVTNGLATIRDVMTSHIREIGKQLVTDPEKLKDPVEFVQCLLNEKDKYDNIIVLAFNNDKTFQNALNSSFEFFINLNPRSPEFISLFVDEKLRKGLKGVSEEDVEVILDKVMMLFRYLQEKDVFEKYYKQHLAKRLLSGKTVSDDAERSLIVKLKTECGYQFTSKLEGMFTDMKTSQDTMQGFHTAYGAELGDGPSLVVQVLTTGSWPTQPGVTCNLPAELSALCEKFRSYYLGTHTGRRLSWQTNMGTADLKATFGKGQKHELNVSTYQMCVLMLFNNADRLMYKEIEQATEIPSSDLKRCLQSLACVKGKNVLRKEPMSKDIGEDDAFFVNDKFTSKFYKVKIGTVVAQKESEPEKQETRQRVEEDRKPQIEAAIVRIMKSRKVLDHNNIIAEVTKQLQSRFLANPGEIKKRIESLIERDFLERDNADRRLYRYLA; encoded by the exons ATGAGTAGTAATCAGAAAAAGAGGAATTTTCAGATAGAGGCGTTTAAGCACAAAGTAGTGGTTGATCCAAAATATGCAGAAAAGACTTGGAAAATACTGGAGCATGCTATTCATGAGATTTACAATCATAACGCCAGTGGCCTCAGCTTTGAAGAACTTTACAG AAATGCTTATAATATGGTATTACACAAATTTGGTGAGAAGCTGTATTCTGGACTTGTATTTACAATTACTTTCCACCTACAACATATCTCTAAATCCATAGAGTGTGCTCAAGGTGATTTATTCTTGGAAGAGCTGAATAGGCAATGGGCAGATCATAATAAGGCATTGCAAATGATAAGGGACATTCTGATGTACATGGACAGGACCTTCGTTCCGAGTACCCATAAAACCCCTGTTCATGAGCTTGGGCTGAATCTTTGGCGTGATAACATAGTACGTTCGAGTAATATTCAGATGAGACTTCTGAGTACGCTTCTTGAACTTATACTCAAAGAAAGGGATGGTGAAGTAATTAACCGGGGACTGAtgagaaatataattaaaatgtttaTGGATTTAGGACCATCTGTATACCAGGAAGACTTTGAAAAACCTTTCCTTGAAATATCAGCTGATTTTTACAGAGCCGAGTCTCAGAAATTCATTGAATGTTGCGACTGTGGAGACTACCTCAAGAAAGCCGAAAAGCGTTTAACCGAAGAAATTGAGAGGGTGTCACACTACTTGGATCCGAAGACTGAAGCGAAGATCACTAATGTGGTGGAGAAAGAGATGATTGAGAACCATATGCCTAGGCTTGTCCATATGGAAAACTCAGGTTTGGTGAATATGCTTCTTGATGATAAATATGAGGATTTGAGAAGAATGTACAACTTATTCCGTAGAGTTACTAATGGCCTTGCAACAATAAGAGATGTAATGACTTCTCACATCAGAGAGATAGGTAAACAGCTCGTTACCGATCCTGAGAAGCTGAAAGATCCTGTCGAATTTGTTCAGTGTCTCTTGAATGAGAAGGATAAATATGATAACATAATAGTCTTGGCATTCAACAATGACAAGACTTTCCAGAATGCCTTAAACTCATCTTTTGAGTTCTTCATTAACCTCAATCCGCGTTCTCCTgagtttatttcattatttgtggATGAAAAATTGCGGAAAGGCCTTAAAGGTGTCAGTGAGGAAGATGTTGAAGTTATTCTTGACAAGGTGATGATGCTCTTCCGTTACTTGCAAGAAAAAGATGTATTTGAGAAGTACTATAAACAGCACTTGGCAAAGCGACTGCTCTCAGGAAAAACAGTTTCTGATGATGCAGAGAGAAGTCTGATTGTTAAGTTGAAGACAGAATGTGGTTATCAGTTCACTTCCAAATTAGAGGGCATGTTCACTGACATGAAAACCTCCCAGGACACAATGCAAGGATTCCATACAGCATATGGTGCCGAATTGGGAGATGGCCCCTCATTGGTTGTCCAAGTTCTCACGACGGGATCGTGGCCTACTCAACCTGGTGTCACCTGCAATTTGCCAGCTGAATTATCAGCTCTATGTGAGAAGTTCCGGTCATATTACCTTGGGACCCACACCGGTCGAAGGTTATCCTGGCAAACTAACATGGGCACTGCTGATTTAAAAGCGACATTTGGGAAGGGCCAGAAGCACGAGCTTAATGTCTCTACTTACCAAATGTGTGTACTCATGCTCTTCAACAATGCTGATCGGCTAATGTACAAGGAGATTGAACAGGCCACGGAGATACCTTCCTCTGATTTGAAAAGGTGCTTGCAGTCCCTGGCATGTGTTAAGGGAAAGAATGTTCTCCGGAAAGAACCGATGAGTAAAGATATCGGGGAGGATGATGCCTTTTTCGTCAATGATAAGTTTACAAGCAAATTTTACAAGGTCAAGATAGGAACTGTAGTTGCACAGAAGGAATCCGAGCCTGAAAAGCAGGAGACACGTCAGAGGGTGGAAGAGGACAGGAAGCCCCAGATTGAAGCTGCTATAGTGAGGATCATGAAATCCAGAAAGGTATTAGATCACAACAACATCATTGCTGAAGTTACAAAGCAATTGCAATCTCGTTTCTTGGCTAATCCAGGGGAGATCAAGAAACGAATTGAGTCACTTATTGAGAGAGATTTCTTGGAAAGGGATAATGCAGATAGACGACTGTATCGCTACCTTGCATAA